The following proteins come from a genomic window of Ictidomys tridecemlineatus isolate mIctTri1 unplaced genomic scaffold, mIctTri1.hap1 Scaffold_103, whole genome shotgun sequence:
- the LOC144364733 gene encoding cohesin subunit SA-1-like, which translates to MKLMTSLVNVALNLSIHQDNTQRQYEAERNKMIGKRANERLELLIQKRKELQENQDEFENMMNSIFKGIFLHRYRKGKSD; encoded by the exons ATGAAGCTCATGACTTCTCTGGTGAATGTTGCCTTAAACCTCAGTATTCATCAGGATAATACACAGAGACAGTATGAAgctgagagaaataaaatgattgggAAAAGAGCCAATGAAAGGTTGGAATTACTAATTCAGAAACGTAAAGAG CTACAAGAAAACCAGGATGAATTCGAAAATATGATGAACTCTATTTTTAAGGGCATATTTCTTCATAGATACCG